A part of Deltaproteobacteria bacterium genomic DNA contains:
- the hypA gene encoding hydrogenase maturation nickel metallochaperone HypA, translating to MALMHEMGITVSVVEAVRERMEREGASTIKEVRLRVGKLTALEPLALSFCFDAVSRGTPLEGARLLIEEVAVRGRCRGCATEFVMEGYLLEPCPRCGGANILRLSGTELEIVSIDVE from the coding sequence ATGGCGCTCATGCACGAGATGGGGATAACGGTAAGCGTGGTGGAGGCCGTAAGGGAGCGCATGGAGCGTGAGGGGGCGAGCACGATCAAGGAGGTGCGGCTGCGGGTGGGAAAGCTCACGGCCCTCGAGCCCCTGGCCCTGAGCTTCTGCTTCGATGCGGTCTCCAGGGGCACTCCCCTCGAGGGCGCGCGCCTTTTGATCGAGGAGGTGGCGGTCAGGGGCCGCTGCCGTGGCTGCGCAACGGAGTTCGTCATGGAGGGCTACCTTCTCGAGCCCTGTCCCCGCTGCGGCGGCGCGAATATCCTCAGGCTCTCGGGTACGGAGCTCGAGATCGTATCCATCGACGTCGAATAG
- a CDS encoding nickel-dependent hydrogenase large subunit: protein MAQRIVIDPITRIEGHLRIEVEIAGGKVVNAWNTTTLFRGYEIILKGRDPRDAWHFSHRICGICPTPHGHTAAMSLEDSFGVRPPDNARLIRNLMEASQIAYDHILWFYILNGFDYVDIVSALEARPATPSLRRVQERIKTFVDSGQLGFLANAYWGHPEYRLPPELNLEIVAHYLESIRVKSLANEAGAVFGGKFPYIITSPPGGVTCIPTLTQIADYEDKMAKVKDFVDNTVVPDLLAIAPYYLYLKDYGGGHRNYITMGVLDAESQDPYERLFPRGAIEAADLSKVERIDLLDDIEEYVGHSWYTDRCGGGKNPSVGETEPDFTGTEGIKEIDHEGRYDWTKAVRLKGRPMEGGPLAQMLVAYASGREEAVRLVDDTLEAVGMAGRHEILFSALGRVVARVLKLKMTVDAVQGWIDELVGNIKRGDMDFYTPYEIPDSASGVAGWDAPRGCITDYNTIKGGRLERWQAVPASNWNFSPRDDNGTRGPAEEALIGVPVQDVRNPLEILRVVHSFDP from the coding sequence GTGGCTCAAAGGATAGTGATAGACCCCATAACGCGCATAGAGGGACACCTGAGGATCGAGGTCGAGATAGCGGGCGGCAAGGTGGTCAATGCCTGGAACACGACGACCCTCTTCCGCGGCTACGAGATCATCCTCAAGGGCCGGGACCCGCGCGACGCATGGCACTTCTCGCACCGCATCTGCGGCATATGCCCCACGCCCCACGGCCACACGGCGGCCATGAGCCTCGAAGACTCCTTCGGCGTAAGGCCGCCCGACAACGCAAGGCTCATAAGAAACCTCATGGAGGCCTCGCAGATAGCCTACGACCACATACTCTGGTTCTACATCCTCAACGGCTTCGACTACGTGGACATCGTGAGCGCCCTCGAGGCCAGGCCGGCCACACCGTCGCTGCGGCGCGTGCAGGAGCGCATAAAGACCTTCGTCGACAGCGGCCAGCTCGGCTTCCTGGCAAACGCCTACTGGGGCCACCCCGAGTACCGGCTCCCGCCGGAGCTCAACCTCGAGATCGTGGCCCACTACCTGGAGAGCATAAGGGTGAAGTCGCTGGCCAACGAGGCGGGCGCCGTCTTCGGCGGCAAGTTCCCCTACATCATCACCTCGCCGCCCGGCGGCGTGACCTGCATCCCCACGCTCACCCAGATAGCCGACTATGAGGACAAGATGGCCAAGGTCAAGGACTTCGTCGACAACACGGTCGTGCCCGACCTGCTGGCCATAGCGCCCTACTACCTCTACCTCAAGGACTACGGCGGCGGCCACAGAAACTACATCACCATGGGCGTGCTCGACGCCGAGAGCCAGGACCCCTACGAGCGGCTCTTCCCCCGCGGCGCAATCGAGGCGGCGGATCTCTCGAAGGTTGAGCGCATCGACCTTCTCGACGACATAGAGGAGTACGTGGGCCACAGCTGGTACACCGACCGTTGCGGAGGCGGCAAGAACCCCTCGGTCGGCGAGACGGAGCCCGACTTCACGGGCACGGAGGGCATAAAGGAGATAGACCACGAGGGCCGCTACGACTGGACCAAGGCGGTAAGGCTCAAGGGACGCCCCATGGAGGGAGGGCCGCTGGCGCAGATGCTCGTGGCCTACGCATCGGGACGGGAAGAGGCCGTAAGGCTCGTGGACGACACGCTCGAGGCCGTGGGTATGGCGGGCCGCCACGAGATACTCTTCTCCGCGCTGGGCCGCGTCGTTGCGAGGGTGCTCAAGCTGAAGATGACGGTGGACGCCGTGCAGGGCTGGATAGACGAGCTCGTGGGCAACATCAAGCGCGGCGACATGGACTTCTACACCCCCTACGAGATACCGGACTCGGCGAGCGGCGTGGCGGGCTGGGACGCCCCGCGCGGCTGCATAACCGACTACAACACCATAAAGGGCGGCAGGCTCGAAAGGTGGCAGGCCGTGCCGGCGTCGAACTGGAACTTCTCGCCCCGCGACGACAACGGCACAAGAGGGCCGGCCGAAGAGGCGCTCATAGGAGTGCCCGTGCAGGACGTGCGAAACCCGCTCGAGATCCTGCGCGTGGTCCACTCCTTCGACCCCTGA
- a CDS encoding twin-arginine translocation signal domain-containing protein, translating to MEPELGREFLDGLELKGVSRRSFLKFCAQAAALLGLSQAAVPRIAEAVERMSRRPPLVWLDFMECLGCTESFINATYPEVDRIILEILSLEYHEAVNAAAGEKAHENLWKAVDAGGFLCVVEGAVATGIPSAMTIGGLTSMEIMERVGRRADAVVAVGMCATHGGTQGASPNPTGAVGVGEFLKSRSIATPVINLPGCPVNPENIISTVLRYLLLGALPELDAYGRPLDLYGRTIHDNCPRRGHFDEGRFVERFGTVEEARGYCLYKVGCRGPETFSNCPQVLWNNRQNWCIGAGAPCIGCFEPRFWDRFADFYEPLPGVEVAGVRTTADRAGIALAAAAAAGVGAHLAASAAKGRLGRKESRVVREEEEGGE from the coding sequence ATGGAGCCCGAGCTCGGCAGGGAATTTCTCGACGGTCTGGAGCTGAAGGGGGTTTCCAGGCGTTCGTTCCTCAAGTTCTGCGCCCAGGCGGCGGCGCTTCTGGGGCTCTCCCAGGCCGCCGTGCCCCGCATCGCCGAGGCCGTGGAGCGGATGAGCAGGCGCCCGCCCCTGGTGTGGCTCGACTTCATGGAGTGCCTGGGCTGCACCGAGTCCTTCATAAACGCCACCTACCCCGAGGTCGACAGGATAATCCTCGAAATACTGAGCCTCGAATACCACGAGGCCGTCAACGCCGCCGCCGGTGAAAAGGCCCACGAAAACCTCTGGAAGGCCGTCGACGCCGGAGGCTTTCTCTGTGTCGTCGAGGGAGCGGTGGCTACGGGCATACCGAGCGCCATGACCATAGGCGGTCTGACCTCCATGGAGATCATGGAGCGCGTGGGCCGCAGGGCCGACGCCGTGGTGGCCGTGGGCATGTGCGCGACCCACGGCGGCACCCAGGGCGCAAGCCCCAACCCCACGGGCGCCGTGGGCGTAGGGGAGTTTCTCAAGAGCAGGTCCATCGCCACGCCGGTCATAAACCTCCCCGGCTGCCCCGTAAACCCCGAAAACATCATCTCCACGGTCCTCCGCTACCTGCTGCTCGGCGCTCTCCCGGAGCTCGACGCCTACGGCCGTCCCCTCGACCTCTACGGCAGGACCATCCACGACAACTGCCCGCGGCGCGGCCACTTCGACGAGGGCCGGTTCGTCGAGCGCTTCGGCACCGTCGAGGAGGCCCGGGGCTACTGTCTCTACAAGGTCGGCTGCCGGGGACCCGAGACCTTCAGCAACTGTCCCCAGGTCCTCTGGAACAACCGCCAGAACTGGTGCATCGGCGCCGGCGCGCCCTGCATCGGGTGCTTCGAGCCCCGCTTCTGGGACCGCTTCGCCGACTTCTACGAGCCGCTGCCAGGGGTGGAGGTGGCGGGGGTGAGGACCACGGCCGACAGGGCGGGCATCGCCCTTGCCGCGGCGGCCGCCGCCGGCGTGGGCGCACACCTGGCCGCAAGCGCGGCCAAGGGCAGGCTCGGCAGGAAAGAGAGCCGCGTGGTCAGGGAAGAAGAGGAGGGGGGTGAGTAG
- a CDS encoding hydrogenase maturation protease: MKELLTETVPGRGRRGAERFPSRFFAMRDEGRAVLVLGVGNILLRDEGLGVRAVEHLRERYVPPEGVELVDGGCGGLRLLSLLASHSRVIVIDAARAGGEPGSVYRIPGERLHRSLPLMTACHDVGLKELLAMAQLEGANPEELVVIAVEPADISPGLELSETVRERLDDVASLVKDELARFGYDLRRLEGSPD; this comes from the coding sequence GTGAAAGAGCTGCTGACGGAGACGGTGCCGGGGCGAGGGCGGCGGGGGGCGGAGCGCTTCCCGTCCCGTTTTTTTGCCATGAGAGACGAAGGCCGCGCCGTCCTGGTGCTGGGGGTCGGTAACATCCTGTTGAGAGACGAGGGCCTCGGCGTAAGGGCCGTGGAGCACCTGAGGGAGCGCTACGTTCCGCCCGAGGGCGTGGAGCTCGTGGACGGCGGCTGCGGCGGCTTGAGGCTCCTGAGCCTCCTCGCCTCCCACAGCCGGGTGATCGTAATCGACGCCGCAAGGGCGGGAGGCGAGCCGGGCTCGGTCTACCGCATCCCCGGCGAAAGGCTCCATCGGTCGCTGCCGCTTATGACCGCCTGCCACGACGTGGGCCTGAAGGAGCTTCTGGCAATGGCGCAACTGGAGGGAGCGAACCCCGAGGAGCTCGTGGTCATAGCCGTCGAGCCGGCCGACATCTCGCCGGGACTCGAACTGAGCGAGACGGTGAGGGAGAGACTCGACGACGTGGCCTCCCTCGTAAAGGACGAGCTCGCCAGGTTCGGCTACGACCTGCGCAGGCTTGAGGGAAGCCCTGATTGA